From Actinopolymorpha cephalotaxi, one genomic window encodes:
- a CDS encoding 4-hydroxy-3-methylbut-2-enyl diphosphate reductase — protein sequence MSAMTSSERRVLLAAPRGYCAGVDRAVITVEKALDKYGPPVYVRKQIVHNKHVVSSLEARGAVFVDELESVPEGATVVFSAHGVSPAVHAEAEERSLRTIDATCPLVTKVHNEARRFAGGGQDILLIGHAGHEEVEGTAGEAPDSIQLVEGPDDVDRIEVRDPSRVAWLSQTTLSVDETMQTVDRLRERFPQLIDPPSDDICYATQNRQVAVKEIADKADLVIVVGSANSSNSVRLVEVALEAGAHAAYRVDNAEEIEDAWLDGVQVVGVTSGASVPDSLVEGVLDLLTERGFPAAEEVRTAEESLIFALPPELRTPRRAASAG from the coding sequence ATGAGTGCCATGACGTCGAGCGAACGCCGAGTCCTGCTCGCTGCCCCGCGCGGTTACTGCGCCGGAGTCGACCGGGCGGTGATCACGGTCGAGAAGGCTCTGGACAAGTACGGCCCGCCCGTCTACGTCCGCAAGCAGATCGTGCACAACAAGCACGTGGTCAGCAGCCTCGAGGCCCGTGGCGCGGTGTTCGTGGACGAGCTGGAGAGCGTGCCGGAGGGGGCGACCGTGGTGTTCTCCGCCCACGGCGTCTCACCCGCCGTGCACGCGGAGGCCGAGGAGCGGTCGCTTCGTACGATCGACGCGACCTGCCCGCTGGTGACCAAGGTGCACAACGAGGCGCGCAGGTTCGCCGGCGGTGGCCAGGACATCCTCCTCATCGGTCACGCCGGGCACGAGGAGGTCGAGGGCACCGCCGGGGAGGCCCCCGACAGCATCCAGCTCGTCGAGGGACCCGACGACGTGGACCGGATCGAGGTTCGCGACCCGTCCCGCGTGGCGTGGCTGTCCCAGACGACGCTGTCGGTCGACGAGACGATGCAGACGGTCGATCGGCTCAGGGAGCGGTTCCCGCAGCTGATCGACCCGCCGAGCGACGACATCTGTTACGCCACCCAGAACCGCCAGGTCGCGGTGAAGGAGATCGCCGACAAGGCGGACCTGGTGATCGTGGTCGGATCGGCGAACTCCTCCAACTCCGTACGCCTCGTGGAGGTCGCGCTGGAGGCCGGTGCCCACGCCGCCTACCGGGTGGACAACGCCGAGGAGATCGAGGACGCCTGGCTGGACGGCGTACAGGTCGTGGGTGTCACCAGCGGAGCGTCGGTGCCGGACTCGCTCGTCGAGGGTGTGCTCGACCTGCTGACCGAACGGGGCTTCCCCGCCGCCGAGGAGGTCAGGACCGCCGAGGAGAGCCTGATCTTCGCGCTGCCTCCGGAGCTGCGTACGCCTCGGCGGGCCGCCTCGGCGGGCTGA